A window of Ananas comosus cultivar F153 linkage group 4, ASM154086v1, whole genome shotgun sequence contains these coding sequences:
- the LOC109709265 gene encoding uncharacterized protein LOC109709265 isoform X3: protein MVATMAASWSDRAASLLDAARSPGEVTSQLRRLRQLKEVVLHRDPTLLPEFVPRIAELKGDAASPVRKLLAELIGDIGLNHMEFLPHMIPCLLCFLKDEAPAVTRQALITGISLFQRVLEKIVIQGLYSSEIEESMKSSWEWMLKFKGAVLSIAIEPGNEGVKLLAVKFIEVMILLYTPDPSISSDPPQEAGDGLGFNISWLRAGHPLLDVGDLAMEASQSLGLLLEQLRSPQVKSLSNSMIIVLINSLSAIARKRPSFYGRILPVLLCLDPSRTVIKGVQIPGAHHALKNAFQACLQCTHSSAEPWRVRLVEALRAINIGDLAEQTAAVSEEALPREDNNNTSSQAFNDLNNDNGRKRLISEEVTDVSEDDALSSKRVRQTPLLVQESTEEPSRAMSDSIQKGPSNDGNSGAVHQLVSMFGALAAQGQKAAGPLGILISSISSDLLAEVVIANMRNIPLTCHKEDGGELIPGMAGDSLMQLFADIFPLLKIKTSVSHDNSKSEQREEGRVTATAETTLVSSSVDAGTPIVSAGFPAALSPVSPATENGHSTTPLTIETIESNIPGLNSASSFEESKDASHTSTADLQEMSQEHVGNFSDKLTSDISSTGNMVTYLSEAQSPRIATDASQPPTTAPIVLTSQLILPKMSVTNIDLSDEAKDNLQKLAFVRILEAYKQVAVSGGFYARLPLLAHLGAEFPLELDPWDLLRKHVLSDYLNLESAVHPVEEVRMKAIRLVANKLFPMATISQKIEDFANEKLRSIVDGIPALEVDNVDGAIHGVQKDADSEKSGNEEQPVHGVASDEHISDGQLAENAISSSLVEAQRCMSLYFALCTKKHSLLRQIFTIYKSIPKDGKQAVHRQIPILIRTIGSSPEVISIVLDPPAGSESLLMQVLQTLADGAVPSQDLISSVKKLYYSKMKDVEILLPVLPFLSKDAILPVFPSIVNLSPDKFQVALARLLQRSPHNNPPLTPSEVLIAIHGIDPEKDGIPLKKVMDACSACFEQRQVFTHQVLAKVLNQLVEQIPLPLLFMRTVIQAIGAFPSLVDFVMEIMSRLISKQIWKYPKLWVGFLKCAIQTKPQSYSVLLQLPAPQLENALNRNPVLKPPLIEHASQPSIRAALPRSTLVVLGLVQESQASGQAQASQSQAAETGSSAADGAQEVTQESASVS from the exons ATGGTGGCGACAATGGCGGCGAGTTGGAGCGACCGCGCGGCAAGCCTCCTCGACGCGGCGAGGTCGCCCGGGGAGGTGACCTCGCAGCTGCGGCGGCTGCGGCAGTTGAAGGAGGTGGTGTTGCACAGAGACCCGACGCTTCTCCCCGAGTTCGTGCCCCGGATTGCCGAGCTGAAGGGCGACGCGGCGAGCCCCGTGCGGAAGCTCCTCGCCGA GTTAATTGGTGACATAGGGTTGAATCATATGGAGTTTTTGCCTCACATGATTCCTTGTCTGCTATGCTTTCTGAAGGATGAAGCACCTGCAGTTACCCGACAAGCACTTATAACTGGGATTTCTCTATTTCAGAGAGTGTTAGAAAAAATTGTCATTCAG GGCTTATACTCAAGTGAAATTGAGGAGTCAATGAAATCGTCATGGGAATGGATGCTGAAGTTCAAAGGTGCTGTATTATCAATAGCAATCGAG CCTGGGAATGAAGGAGTGAAGCTGCTGGCTGTGAAATTCATTGAAGTAATGATTCTTCTCTATACCCCGGATCCCAGCATTTCTTCAGATCCACCCCAGGAAGCTGGTGATG GGTTGGGGTTCAACATATCATGGCTAAGAGCAGGTCATCCTCTGCTTGATGTCGGAGATTTAGCAATGGAAGCCAGCCAGAGCCTGGGACTGTTGCTTGAACAGCTTAGATCTCCACAAGTGAAATCACTTAGTAATTCAATGATTATTGTGTTAATTAACAG TCTCTCAGCTATTGCTAGAAAAAGGCCTTCATTTTATGGACGCATATTGCCGGTTTTACTTTGTTTGGATCCATCACGTACTGTTATAAAAGGAGTGCAGATCCCAGGTGCGCACCATGCTTTAAAGAATGCCTTTCAGGCATGTCTGCAATGTACACATTCAAGTGCTGAGCCG TGGCGTGTACGATTGGTGGAAGCTCTGAGAGCTATTAACATTGGCGATTTGGCAGAACAAACAGCTGCAGTTTCTGAGGAAGCTTTACCTCGAGAG GACAATAATAATACATCATCACAAGCTTTCAATGACTTGAACAATGACAATGGGCGTAAGAGACTTATATCAGAAGAAGTTACAGATGTATCTGAAGATGATGCTTTATCCAGTAAAAGAGTTAGACAAACACCTCTTCTAGTTCAGGAAAGTACAGAAGAACCAAGTCGGGCAATGTCCGATTCAATTCAGAAAGGGCCTTCTAATGACGGAAATTCTGGAGCTGTGCATCAGCTTGTAAGTATGTTTGGGGCATTGGCTGCCCAAGGCCAGAAAGCTGCTGGGCCATTAGGGATTCTTATCTCCAGTATTTCCTCTGACTTGCTAGCGGAGGTAGTGATCGCTAACATGCGGAATATTCCACTGACTTGCCATaaagaagatggaggagaacTTATTCCTGGCATGGCTGGTGATAGTCTAATGCAACTATTTGCAGATATCTTTCCACTGTTGAAAATTAAGACATCAGTTTCCCATGATAATTCT AAAAGCGAGCAGAGGGAAGAAGGTAGGGTAACAGCAACAGCTGAAACAACATTAGTCTCCTCTTCTGTTGATGCTGGTACTCCAATAGTATCTGCTGGTTTTCCTGCTGCTCTTTCGCCAGTTTCCCCTGCTACCGAGAATGGCCATTCAACCACTCCACTAACTATAGAAACAATTGAGAGTAATATACCTGGTCTTAATTCTGCTAGTTCGTTTGAGGAATCGAAAGATGCTTCTCATACTTCTACAGCAGATCTGCAAGAAATGAGTCAAGAGCATGTTGGAAATTTCAGTGATAAATTGACTTCTGATATTTCCTCAACTGGAAATATGGTCACGTATCTTTCAGAAGCTCAGAGTCCAAGAATAGCTACAGATGCAAGTCAGCCGCCAACTACTGCTCCTATTGTCCTTACTTCCCAACTTATTCTGccaaagatgtcagtgactaacaTTGACCTTAGTGATGAAGCCAAAGATAATCTGCAGAAACTGGCATTTGTGCGCATCCTTGAAGCATACAAGCAAGTAGCAGTTTCAGGTGGATTTTATGCCCGTCTTCCCTTGCTTGCTCACTTGGGAGCCGAG TTTCCTTTGGAATTAGACCCATGGGATCTTCTACGAAAGCATGTACTGTCTGATTATTTGAACCTCGAG AGTGCAGTTCATCCTGTGGAAGAAGTGCGGATGAAGGCCATACGTCTG GTAGCAAATAAGCTGTTCCCGATGGCAACCATTTCTCAGAAGATTGAGGACTTCGCTAATGAAAAGCTTCGCTCGATAGTAGATGGTATTCCTGCTTTGGAAGTTGATAATGTGGACGGAGCAATTCATGGGGTGCAAAAG GATGCTGATTCAGAAAAGTCTGGCAACGAAGAGCAACCTGTGCATGGTGTTGCTAGCGATGAACACATTTCTGATGGCCAATTAGCTGAAAATGCAATATCATCTTCACTAGTGGAGGCTCAACGCTGCATGTCTTTGTATTTCGCACTTTGCACCAAA AAGCATTCCCTTCTTCGGCAAATTTTCACAATTTACAAAAGCATTCCAAAGGATGGAAAACAG GCAGTCCATCGACAAATACCAATACTTATTCGTACAATTGGCTCCTCACCGGAAGTAATTAGTATCGTCTTAGATCCACCTGCTGGAAGTGAGAGTCTTCTCATGCAG GTTCTACAGACGCTCGCTGATGGAGCAGTTCCTTCGCAAGATCTGATTTCTTCCGTGAAGAAATTATACTATTCCAAAATGAAG GATGTGGAGATTCTTCTTCCTGTATTGCCATTCTTGTCCAAAGATGCG ATTCTTCCTGTCTTCCCTAGCATTGTAAATCTTTCTCCAGATAAGTTCCAAGTAGCCCTTGCTCGTTTGCTGCAG AGATCACCACATAATAATCCCCCTCTCACTCCTTCTGAAGTTTTAATTGCTATTCATGGAATAGATCCCGAGAAAGACGGAATACCTCTGAAAAAG GTTATGGATGCTTGCTCTGCTTGTTTTGAGCAGCGGCAGGTTTTCACCCATCAGGTTCTGGCTAAGGTCTTGAATCAGTTA gttGAACAGATACCTCTCCCATTGTTATTCATGCGAACGGTTATACAAGCAATAGGTGCATTCCCTTCCTTG GTAGACTTTGTAATGGAGATTATGTCGCGGCTCATAAGCAAGCAG ATATGGAAATATCCAAAATTATGGGTGGGATTCTTGAAATGTGCCATCCAGACAAAACCTCAGTCATACAGTGTGCTCCTGCAG TTACCAGCTCCACAGCTAGAAAATGCATTGAACAGAAATCCTGTGCTGAAGCCTCCCTTGATTGAGCATGCGAGCCAGCCAAGTATACGTGCAGCTCTTCCAAG GTCCACTCTGGTGGTTTTGGGGCTCGTGCAAGAATCACAAGCTTCTGGCCAGGCGCAGGCTAGCCAAAGCCAGGCTGCAGAAACTGGCAGTTCTGCTGCCGATGGTGCACAAGAAGTTACCCAAGAATCCGCTTCTGTCAGCTAA
- the LOC109709265 gene encoding uncharacterized protein LOC109709265 isoform X2, with translation MVATMAASWSDRAASLLDAARSPGEVTSQLRRLRQLKEVVLHRDPTLLPEFVPRIAELKGDAASPVRKLLAELIGDIGLNHMEFLPHMIPCLLCFLKDEAPAVTRQALITGISLFQRVLEKIVIQGLYSSEIEESMKSSWEWMLKFKGAVLSIAIEPGNEGVKLLAVKFIEVMILLYTPDPSISSDPPQEAGDGLGFNISWLRAGHPLLDVGDLAMEASQSLGLLLEQLRSPQVKSLSNSMIIVLINSLSAIARKRPSFYGRILPVLLCLDPSRTVIKGVQIPGAHHALKNAFQACLQCTHSSAEPWRVRLVEALRAINIGDLAEQTAAVSEEALPREDNNNTSSQAFNDLNNDNGRKRLISEEVTDVSEDDALSSKRVRQTPLLVQESTEEPSRAMSDSIQKGPSNDGNSGAVHQLVSMFGALAAQGQKAAGPLGILISSISSDLLAEVVIANMRNIPLTCHKEDGGELIPGMAGDSLMQLFADIFPLLKIKTSVSHDNSKSEQREEGRVTATAETTLVSSSVDAGTPIVSAGFPAALSPVSPATENGHSTTPLTIETIESNIPGLNSASSFEESKDASHTSTADLQEMSQEHVGNFSDKLTSDISSTGNMVTYLSEAQSPRIATDASQPPTTAPIVLTSQLILPKMSVTNIDLSDEAKDNLQKLAFVRILEAYKQVAVSGGFYARLPLLAHLGAEFPLELDPWDLLRKHVLSDYLNLEGHELTLRVLYRLYRETEQDQDFLSSRTATSVYETFLLTVAETLRDTFPASDKSLGRLLCEVPYLPEGILKLLEGLCSPKSNVRQDRESQSGDRVTQGLSAVWNLIVQRPSNRDRCLLIALQSAVHPVEEVRMKAIRLVANKLFPMATISQKIEDFANEKLRSIVDGIPALEVDNVDGAIHGVQKDADSEKSGNEEQPVHGVASDEHISDGQLAENAISSSLVEAQRCMSLYFALCTKKHSLLRQIFTIYKSIPKDGKQAVHRQIPILIRTIGSSPEVISIVLDPPAGSESLLMQVLQTLADGAVPSQDLISSVKKLYYSKMKDVEILLPVLPFLSKDARSPHNNPPLTPSEVLIAIHGIDPEKDGIPLKKVMDACSACFEQRQVFTHQVLAKVLNQLVEQIPLPLLFMRTVIQAIGAFPSLVDFVMEIMSRLISKQIWKYPKLWVGFLKCAIQTKPQSYSVLLQLPAPQLENALNRNPVLKPPLIEHASQPSIRAALPRSTLVVLGLVQESQASGQAQASQSQAAETGSSAADGAQEVTQESASVS, from the exons ATGGTGGCGACAATGGCGGCGAGTTGGAGCGACCGCGCGGCAAGCCTCCTCGACGCGGCGAGGTCGCCCGGGGAGGTGACCTCGCAGCTGCGGCGGCTGCGGCAGTTGAAGGAGGTGGTGTTGCACAGAGACCCGACGCTTCTCCCCGAGTTCGTGCCCCGGATTGCCGAGCTGAAGGGCGACGCGGCGAGCCCCGTGCGGAAGCTCCTCGCCGA GTTAATTGGTGACATAGGGTTGAATCATATGGAGTTTTTGCCTCACATGATTCCTTGTCTGCTATGCTTTCTGAAGGATGAAGCACCTGCAGTTACCCGACAAGCACTTATAACTGGGATTTCTCTATTTCAGAGAGTGTTAGAAAAAATTGTCATTCAG GGCTTATACTCAAGTGAAATTGAGGAGTCAATGAAATCGTCATGGGAATGGATGCTGAAGTTCAAAGGTGCTGTATTATCAATAGCAATCGAG CCTGGGAATGAAGGAGTGAAGCTGCTGGCTGTGAAATTCATTGAAGTAATGATTCTTCTCTATACCCCGGATCCCAGCATTTCTTCAGATCCACCCCAGGAAGCTGGTGATG GGTTGGGGTTCAACATATCATGGCTAAGAGCAGGTCATCCTCTGCTTGATGTCGGAGATTTAGCAATGGAAGCCAGCCAGAGCCTGGGACTGTTGCTTGAACAGCTTAGATCTCCACAAGTGAAATCACTTAGTAATTCAATGATTATTGTGTTAATTAACAG TCTCTCAGCTATTGCTAGAAAAAGGCCTTCATTTTATGGACGCATATTGCCGGTTTTACTTTGTTTGGATCCATCACGTACTGTTATAAAAGGAGTGCAGATCCCAGGTGCGCACCATGCTTTAAAGAATGCCTTTCAGGCATGTCTGCAATGTACACATTCAAGTGCTGAGCCG TGGCGTGTACGATTGGTGGAAGCTCTGAGAGCTATTAACATTGGCGATTTGGCAGAACAAACAGCTGCAGTTTCTGAGGAAGCTTTACCTCGAGAG GACAATAATAATACATCATCACAAGCTTTCAATGACTTGAACAATGACAATGGGCGTAAGAGACTTATATCAGAAGAAGTTACAGATGTATCTGAAGATGATGCTTTATCCAGTAAAAGAGTTAGACAAACACCTCTTCTAGTTCAGGAAAGTACAGAAGAACCAAGTCGGGCAATGTCCGATTCAATTCAGAAAGGGCCTTCTAATGACGGAAATTCTGGAGCTGTGCATCAGCTTGTAAGTATGTTTGGGGCATTGGCTGCCCAAGGCCAGAAAGCTGCTGGGCCATTAGGGATTCTTATCTCCAGTATTTCCTCTGACTTGCTAGCGGAGGTAGTGATCGCTAACATGCGGAATATTCCACTGACTTGCCATaaagaagatggaggagaacTTATTCCTGGCATGGCTGGTGATAGTCTAATGCAACTATTTGCAGATATCTTTCCACTGTTGAAAATTAAGACATCAGTTTCCCATGATAATTCT AAAAGCGAGCAGAGGGAAGAAGGTAGGGTAACAGCAACAGCTGAAACAACATTAGTCTCCTCTTCTGTTGATGCTGGTACTCCAATAGTATCTGCTGGTTTTCCTGCTGCTCTTTCGCCAGTTTCCCCTGCTACCGAGAATGGCCATTCAACCACTCCACTAACTATAGAAACAATTGAGAGTAATATACCTGGTCTTAATTCTGCTAGTTCGTTTGAGGAATCGAAAGATGCTTCTCATACTTCTACAGCAGATCTGCAAGAAATGAGTCAAGAGCATGTTGGAAATTTCAGTGATAAATTGACTTCTGATATTTCCTCAACTGGAAATATGGTCACGTATCTTTCAGAAGCTCAGAGTCCAAGAATAGCTACAGATGCAAGTCAGCCGCCAACTACTGCTCCTATTGTCCTTACTTCCCAACTTATTCTGccaaagatgtcagtgactaacaTTGACCTTAGTGATGAAGCCAAAGATAATCTGCAGAAACTGGCATTTGTGCGCATCCTTGAAGCATACAAGCAAGTAGCAGTTTCAGGTGGATTTTATGCCCGTCTTCCCTTGCTTGCTCACTTGGGAGCCGAG TTTCCTTTGGAATTAGACCCATGGGATCTTCTACGAAAGCATGTACTGTCTGATTATTTGAACCTCGAG GGGCACGAGTTAACATTGCGTGTCCTATACAGGTTATATAGGGAGACAGAGCAGGATCAAGACTTCCTTTCATCTAGAACTGCTACATCAGTTTATGAAACATTTCTTCTAACTGTA GCAGAAACCCTTCGTGATACATTTCCAGCATCTGATAAATCACTTGGTAGATTGCTTTGTGAGGTGCCTTACCTACCTGAAGGCATATTGAAGCTTTTAGAGGGCTTATGTTCTCCCAAGAGTAATGTGAGGCAAGACAGAGAATCGCAGAGTGGTGATCGAGTTACCCAAGGTCTTAGTGCTGTATGGAACTTGATTGTTCAAAGACCTTCAAATCGAGATAGATGCCTCCTGATTGCTTTGCAG AGTGCAGTTCATCCTGTGGAAGAAGTGCGGATGAAGGCCATACGTCTG GTAGCAAATAAGCTGTTCCCGATGGCAACCATTTCTCAGAAGATTGAGGACTTCGCTAATGAAAAGCTTCGCTCGATAGTAGATGGTATTCCTGCTTTGGAAGTTGATAATGTGGACGGAGCAATTCATGGGGTGCAAAAG GATGCTGATTCAGAAAAGTCTGGCAACGAAGAGCAACCTGTGCATGGTGTTGCTAGCGATGAACACATTTCTGATGGCCAATTAGCTGAAAATGCAATATCATCTTCACTAGTGGAGGCTCAACGCTGCATGTCTTTGTATTTCGCACTTTGCACCAAA AAGCATTCCCTTCTTCGGCAAATTTTCACAATTTACAAAAGCATTCCAAAGGATGGAAAACAG GCAGTCCATCGACAAATACCAATACTTATTCGTACAATTGGCTCCTCACCGGAAGTAATTAGTATCGTCTTAGATCCACCTGCTGGAAGTGAGAGTCTTCTCATGCAG GTTCTACAGACGCTCGCTGATGGAGCAGTTCCTTCGCAAGATCTGATTTCTTCCGTGAAGAAATTATACTATTCCAAAATGAAG GATGTGGAGATTCTTCTTCCTGTATTGCCATTCTTGTCCAAAGATGCG AGATCACCACATAATAATCCCCCTCTCACTCCTTCTGAAGTTTTAATTGCTATTCATGGAATAGATCCCGAGAAAGACGGAATACCTCTGAAAAAG GTTATGGATGCTTGCTCTGCTTGTTTTGAGCAGCGGCAGGTTTTCACCCATCAGGTTCTGGCTAAGGTCTTGAATCAGTTA gttGAACAGATACCTCTCCCATTGTTATTCATGCGAACGGTTATACAAGCAATAGGTGCATTCCCTTCCTTG GTAGACTTTGTAATGGAGATTATGTCGCGGCTCATAAGCAAGCAG ATATGGAAATATCCAAAATTATGGGTGGGATTCTTGAAATGTGCCATCCAGACAAAACCTCAGTCATACAGTGTGCTCCTGCAG TTACCAGCTCCACAGCTAGAAAATGCATTGAACAGAAATCCTGTGCTGAAGCCTCCCTTGATTGAGCATGCGAGCCAGCCAAGTATACGTGCAGCTCTTCCAAG GTCCACTCTGGTGGTTTTGGGGCTCGTGCAAGAATCACAAGCTTCTGGCCAGGCGCAGGCTAGCCAAAGCCAGGCTGCAGAAACTGGCAGTTCTGCTGCCGATGGTGCACAAGAAGTTACCCAAGAATCCGCTTCTGTCAGCTAA